One genomic segment of Dehalogenimonas alkenigignens includes these proteins:
- a CDS encoding Maf family nucleotide pyrophosphatase, with amino-acid sequence MVEQFDIIKVKLEGIGEFGDAASEYQGLRVSVFGGIPGETVEARVIRISHDGLDAIVENVIEASPHRRSAVCNKFGECSGCQWQHIRYSHQLELKQEQVRRALESEGLDSASVQPVLASPDEFGYRNHARLTVRRRINQFGFINRVTHRFVPIDQCPIMAEGIDSLMAALSGRCAETTQFSIRYGVNTDDYLIQPRMLNPEITVITGQPYYFDVMGGRKFRVSSPAFFQVNTPQAERLADLIRARLELSGSETIIDAYAGVGTFAALLAPYVKKVIAIEESGAAVKDARVNVRDIPNIELLEAKTESVLPHLGRLADAVIIDPSRTGCHPAALKTLSFYPPKRLVYVSCNPEALARDLRVLTRGPYAVKDISPVDLFPQTYHVETVATLTFAENKEKNFLARQKLVLASASPRRSEVLTAMGLKFEAAASEIAEALTEGLSPEEQAKAHAINKAAAVAERYGAGTIIAADTIVVSGDEILGKPASAEEATAMLRKLRGKTHRVVSGVAVTDAATGETIADSSTTLVTMRHYTDQELEHYVKTGSPLDKAGAYGIQDKGFNPVSHIKGCYLNVVGLPVCLMQGLLLKLGVHPTISTNWRPDGNCPDCRKWQCA; translated from the coding sequence ATGGTCGAACAATTCGATATCATTAAGGTCAAACTCGAAGGTATTGGAGAATTCGGCGATGCTGCTTCGGAATACCAGGGGCTCCGGGTCTCGGTTTTCGGCGGTATCCCTGGTGAAACGGTCGAAGCAAGGGTCATCCGCATCAGCCACGATGGACTCGATGCTATCGTAGAAAACGTCATCGAAGCCTCACCCCACCGGCGGTCCGCGGTCTGTAATAAATTCGGCGAATGCTCCGGCTGTCAGTGGCAGCACATCAGGTATTCCCACCAGCTTGAACTCAAGCAAGAACAGGTCCGCCGGGCGCTTGAGTCGGAAGGGCTGGACTCCGCAAGCGTCCAACCGGTGTTGGCTTCTCCTGATGAGTTCGGCTACCGCAACCACGCCCGGTTAACGGTACGCCGCCGTATCAACCAATTCGGTTTTATCAACCGGGTCACCCACCGTTTTGTGCCGATCGACCAGTGCCCCATCATGGCTGAAGGGATCGACAGCCTGATGGCTGCTCTTTCCGGCCGCTGCGCGGAGACCACCCAGTTCTCCATCCGCTACGGCGTCAACACCGACGACTATCTTATCCAGCCGCGGATGCTGAACCCGGAGATTACAGTGATCACCGGTCAGCCTTACTACTTTGATGTTATGGGCGGACGTAAATTCCGGGTGTCTTCACCCGCCTTCTTTCAGGTCAACACTCCCCAGGCAGAAAGACTGGCTGACCTCATCCGCGCCAGGCTGGAACTGTCCGGCAGCGAGACGATTATTGACGCTTACGCCGGCGTCGGCACTTTCGCCGCTCTGCTGGCGCCCTACGTTAAGAAGGTCATCGCTATCGAGGAGTCCGGAGCAGCGGTCAAGGACGCTCGGGTCAATGTTCGCGACATCCCAAATATCGAACTATTGGAAGCTAAAACCGAATCAGTGCTGCCTCACCTCGGCCGGCTGGCTGATGCCGTCATCATCGACCCGTCACGCACCGGCTGTCATCCGGCCGCCCTGAAAACCCTTAGCTTCTACCCGCCAAAGCGTCTGGTGTATGTCTCCTGCAACCCGGAAGCCCTGGCCCGCGACCTGCGGGTGCTGACACGCGGACCTTATGCCGTAAAAGACATATCTCCGGTCGACCTGTTTCCCCAGACCTACCACGTGGAAACGGTGGCGACGCTGACATTCGCCGAGAATAAAGAAAAGAATTTTCTCGCCCGACAGAAACTGGTGCTCGCTTCAGCCTCGCCGCGGCGCAGTGAAGTATTGACAGCGATGGGGCTTAAATTTGAGGCGGCCGCGTCTGAAATCGCCGAGGCGCTGACCGAAGGCTTGTCGCCGGAGGAGCAGGCAAAGGCTCATGCTATAAACAAAGCCGCGGCCGTCGCCGAACGGTATGGTGCCGGCACCATCATCGCCGCGGACACTATCGTCGTCTCGGGCGATGAAATTCTTGGCAAACCAGCTTCGGCGGAAGAAGCGACGGCAATGCTGCGGAAGCTCCGCGGGAAAACTCATCGCGTCGTCAGCGGTGTCGCCGTCACCGACGCGGCGACCGGGGAAACGATAGCCGATTCAAGCACCACCCTGGTCACAATGAGGCACTACACGGATCAAGAGCTAGAGCATTATGTAAAGACTGGCAGTCCGCTGGACAAGGCCGGGGCTTACGGTATTCAGGATAAAGGCTTTAATCCTGTTTCCCATATCAAAGGTTGTTATTTAAACGTTGTCGGCTTGCCTGTTTGCCTGATGCAGGGACTTCTTCTCAAGCTCGGCGTACACCCGACTATCTCAACGAATTGGCGGCCCGACGGAAACTGCCCCGATTGCCGGAAGTGGCAGTGCGCCTAA
- the typA gene encoding translational GTPase TypA, with amino-acid sequence MPKYRDDIRNIAIIAHVDHGKTSLVDVLLKQSHVFRENQEVGELILDRNALEREKGITILAKNTAVEYRGHKINIIDTPGHADFSGEVERVLNMAEGCLLLIDSVDGPMPQTRFVLKQALDKKLKPIVVITKMDRPTRRIKEVLAMTQDLFLELATEDSQLDYPVIYSTSRGGYATTDPDAAGADLVPLFECILKNIPPPEIEEGPLQLLVSNLDYSTHKGRIAIGRIHRGSISPRDSVVVIDKHGVNHRYTVNEVFTHMGLGRLEVERAEAGDIVAVTGMEDVSIGDTIASQEQPEALPGITIGEPTVKMTFGVNTSPFGGREGKYCTSRQLRARLYRELETNISLRVEDTDSPDVFLVSGRGELHLSILIETMRREGYELELSKPEAITKTVGGKVMEPMESLTVDTVEECIGDLTEMLAKRKGRMTNMHHDDMGNVRMEYHIPTRGLIGFRSGFLTTTRGRGVMNTLFLNYEPWQGEIGTTRSGVLIAAQAGTAVTYGLNNAQARGLTFIDPMTEVYEGMIVGLHARGSDLVVNVCKEKKMTNIRSSTSDIALKLTTPVKMSLEESLDFIEDDELVEVTPKNIRLRKKLLSAHDRKRAGRGSPEEADE; translated from the coding sequence GTGCCCAAGTACCGCGACGATATCCGTAATATAGCCATCATCGCCCACGTCGACCATGGTAAAACCAGCCTGGTCGACGTGTTGCTGAAACAGAGCCACGTTTTCCGCGAGAACCAGGAGGTCGGCGAACTTATCCTGGACCGCAACGCCCTGGAGCGTGAAAAAGGCATCACCATCCTGGCCAAGAATACCGCGGTGGAATACCGCGGCCACAAGATCAACATCATCGACACTCCCGGCCATGCCGATTTTTCCGGCGAAGTGGAGCGCGTTTTGAATATGGCCGAGGGCTGCCTTCTGCTTATCGATTCGGTCGACGGGCCGATGCCCCAGACGCGTTTCGTGCTGAAGCAGGCGCTGGACAAGAAATTAAAACCCATCGTGGTCATCACCAAGATGGACCGGCCGACACGCCGCATCAAGGAAGTGCTGGCGATGACCCAGGATCTGTTCCTGGAACTGGCGACCGAGGATTCTCAATTGGACTACCCGGTCATTTATTCGACCTCTCGAGGCGGCTACGCCACTACCGATCCTGATGCCGCAGGCGCCGACCTGGTCCCGCTTTTTGAATGTATCCTGAAAAACATACCGCCGCCGGAAATCGAGGAAGGCCCGCTGCAGCTTTTAGTTTCCAATCTGGACTATTCCACCCACAAAGGACGCATCGCCATCGGCCGCATCCACCGCGGCAGCATCTCTCCCCGGGATTCGGTCGTGGTCATCGATAAGCACGGCGTAAACCATCGCTACACCGTGAATGAGGTCTTCACTCACATGGGCCTCGGCCGGCTGGAAGTCGAAAGAGCCGAAGCAGGCGATATTGTGGCGGTGACCGGTATGGAAGATGTCAGCATCGGCGATACCATTGCCAGCCAGGAGCAGCCGGAAGCCCTGCCCGGCATTACCATCGGCGAACCTACGGTGAAAATGACCTTTGGTGTCAACACCTCACCGTTCGGCGGCCGTGAAGGCAAATACTGCACCTCACGACAGCTTCGAGCTCGTCTGTATCGCGAACTCGAGACCAACATATCGCTTCGTGTCGAGGATACGGATTCGCCTGATGTCTTCCTGGTTTCCGGACGCGGCGAGCTTCACTTATCAATCCTCATCGAGACCATGAGACGCGAGGGTTATGAGTTGGAGCTATCCAAGCCGGAAGCGATAACCAAAACGGTCGGCGGCAAAGTGATGGAGCCGATGGAATCGTTGACCGTTGACACTGTCGAGGAGTGCATCGGCGACCTGACTGAAATGCTAGCCAAGCGCAAAGGCCGGATGACCAATATGCACCATGACGACATGGGAAACGTGCGCATGGAATATCATATACCCACCCGCGGCCTCATCGGATTCCGCAGCGGATTCCTGACCACCACCCGCGGCCGGGGCGTGATGAACACTTTATTTCTTAACTATGAACCATGGCAGGGCGAGATCGGCACCACCCGTTCGGGCGTGCTCATCGCCGCCCAGGCCGGCACCGCGGTGACTTACGGTTTGAACAACGCCCAGGCCCGAGGACTGACATTCATCGACCCGATGACCGAGGTTTACGAAGGGATGATCGTCGGTCTTCACGCCAGAGGCTCCGACCTGGTGGTCAATGTCTGTAAAGAAAAGAAAATGACCAACATCCGGTCGTCAACTTCCGACATCGCCCTGAAACTAACCACCCCGGTCAAGATGTCGCTGGAGGAATCACTCGACTTCATCGAGGATGACGAACTGGTTGAAGTTACACCTAAAAATATCCGCCTGCGCAAGAAGTTGCTGTCAGCGCATGACCGCAAGCGAGCCGGCCGCGGCAGTCCCGAAGAAGCCGACGAGTAG
- the glnA gene encoding type I glutamate--ammonia ligase: MVKSRSDSVEYVLKRVKEDKVKFIRLWFTDILGQLKSFAITVGELEGALEEGMGFDGSSIEGYARIDESDMIALPDPDTYKPLPWRPKDEAAVARMFCDIKKPGGEQFEGDPRYVLKRMLKRAAEAGYVYYVGPELEYFYFKDENRDQKSTEFLDQGGYFDLTPLDVATDLRRQTVLTLEKMGIAVEYSHHEVAPSQHEIDIQYTDALTMADNVMTYRLVVKEIARQNGVYASFMPKPVFGVNGSGMHCHQSLFKGENNAFFDSTDPYHLSATARHYIAGILKHAPEFCAVTNQWINSYKRLVPGYEAPVYLSWARRNRSDLVRVPEYRPGKEKSTRIELRSPDPACNPYLAFAVMLAAGLEGIEKKYEAPQPVEENVYEMTDQERRERGIATLPGSLDAAVCLLENSDLMRQTLGDHVFNAFIENKRIECDKYRIHVTDWERERYLPIL; the protein is encoded by the coding sequence ATGGTAAAATCGCGCAGCGATTCCGTCGAATATGTCCTGAAACGCGTCAAAGAGGATAAAGTCAAATTTATCCGTTTGTGGTTCACCGATATCCTTGGGCAGCTTAAAAGCTTCGCCATCACGGTTGGAGAGCTTGAGGGAGCTCTGGAAGAGGGCATGGGGTTTGACGGGTCGTCTATCGAGGGTTATGCCCGTATTGACGAAAGCGACATGATCGCCTTGCCGGACCCGGATACATACAAGCCGCTGCCCTGGAGACCTAAAGACGAGGCGGCGGTGGCCCGCATGTTCTGCGATATCAAGAAACCAGGCGGCGAACAATTCGAGGGGGACCCCCGCTACGTCCTCAAGCGGATGCTTAAACGCGCCGCTGAGGCCGGCTATGTTTACTACGTCGGGCCGGAACTGGAATATTTTTACTTTAAAGACGAGAACCGCGACCAGAAAAGTACCGAGTTTCTAGACCAGGGCGGGTATTTTGACTTAACACCGCTGGACGTAGCCACCGACCTGCGCCGCCAGACAGTCCTGACTCTGGAGAAGATGGGTATCGCCGTGGAGTACTCTCACCACGAGGTCGCCCCATCCCAGCATGAAATCGATATACAATACACCGACGCCTTGACCATGGCTGACAATGTCATGACCTACCGGTTGGTGGTAAAGGAAATCGCCAGGCAGAACGGCGTCTACGCCTCATTCATGCCTAAACCGGTCTTTGGCGTCAACGGCAGCGGCATGCACTGCCACCAGTCGTTATTCAAAGGAGAGAACAACGCATTTTTCGATTCCACCGATCCCTATCACCTCTCGGCGACAGCCCGCCACTATATCGCTGGTATTTTGAAACACGCTCCGGAATTTTGCGCCGTAACCAACCAGTGGATCAACTCTTACAAAAGGTTGGTTCCTGGCTATGAAGCTCCGGTCTATCTCTCCTGGGCCCGCCGTAATCGTTCCGATCTGGTTCGAGTACCGGAATACCGCCCCGGAAAAGAGAAATCAACCCGCATCGAATTACGCTCGCCTGACCCGGCATGCAATCCGTATTTGGCTTTCGCAGTAATGCTGGCCGCCGGCCTGGAGGGCATCGAGAAGAAGTACGAAGCGCCTCAACCGGTGGAGGAGAATGTCTACGAGATGACCGACCAGGAGCGACGTGAGCGCGGCATCGCAACGTTGCCTGGCAGCCTCGACGCGGCGGTCTGCCTTCTGGAGAACAGCGATTTGATGCGCCAGACTCTCGGCGATCATGTCTTCAATGCGTTTATTGAAAACAAACGCATTGAATGCGACAAATACCGCATCCACGTTACCGACTGGGAGCGCGAACGGTACCTGCCGATACTCTAG
- a CDS encoding Hint domain-containing protein, with protein MKRTLLVALTAILMTGAASCADPPPSPTTLTPTELRYRLLDAFPDFFWCDPDFFPIGSLERELQNALNQFEGIRSNAEEFDAIVKRIGLKQKLNYTSEEQLLVYRQHKLLNLAIVEFLPASHGFNFVILVGQEGQGERISGIIATDGRTSVTRREPSYNTCPICLAQGTLVGTPNGLVAVEDLAVGMEVWTLGDNNQRVAAPILEIGMTPAPAFFKLLKFTLADGRSLTVSAGHPAINGDVLGEFDDGDVLDGSVIVGIQVISYHGKTYDILPAGTTGYYWADGILLASTLKDQTPPVS; from the coding sequence ATGAAAAGAACTCTCCTAGTCGCGTTAACCGCAATCCTTATGACGGGCGCTGCGTCATGCGCCGACCCTCCGCCTTCTCCAACGACTTTAACGCCTACTGAACTCCGCTACCGACTACTGGACGCGTTTCCCGACTTTTTCTGGTGCGACCCTGATTTCTTTCCCATCGGCAGCTTGGAAAGAGAACTGCAAAACGCCCTCAACCAGTTCGAAGGTATTCGTTCCAACGCCGAAGAATTCGATGCTATCGTCAAGCGCATCGGGCTGAAACAAAAGCTCAATTACACCAGTGAGGAGCAGCTGTTGGTCTACCGACAGCACAAACTGCTGAATCTGGCTATTGTTGAATTTCTGCCAGCAAGCCACGGTTTTAATTTCGTTATTCTGGTTGGGCAGGAAGGACAAGGCGAGCGAATATCCGGCATTATTGCCACTGACGGCCGGACCAGTGTGACACGGCGAGAACCGAGTTACAATACCTGCCCAATTTGTCTCGCTCAAGGTACACTTGTTGGCACACCCAATGGTTTGGTGGCGGTCGAAGACCTCGCGGTTGGCATGGAGGTCTGGACGCTGGGCGATAATAACCAGAGGGTGGCCGCGCCAATTCTGGAAATCGGGATGACGCCGGCTCCGGCGTTCTTCAAATTGCTGAAATTCACCCTTGCCGATGGCCGCAGCCTGACTGTTTCGGCGGGCCACCCGGCAATTAACGGCGACGTACTGGGAGAGTTTGACGACGGCGACGTTTTAGATGGATCGGTCATCGTTGGCATTCAGGTCATTTCTTATCACGGCAAAACCTACGACATACTACCCGCCGGTACAACGGGTTATTACTGGGCTGACGGGATACTTCTGGCCTCCACTCTAAAAGATCAAACTCCTCCTGTCTCTTGA
- a CDS encoding nitrogen fixation protein NifH yields the protein MTEKKRRNVGIKVLPTEKQVALWRVKVKAGSLAWLLEPDAENPAVRYLALRDLTGLSCTHPELVKAKENGFATGPIARVLEAQRPAGYWVKPGAGYSPKYTGTVWSLALLAQLGADVSEPRVLRAAEYVLEKTVAPVGWFSYNGTNSGVIHCHAGYLGESMHMLGLGDDPRVNKAIELQARLITGEGIAEGGSDNPLRYYRYTFGSNFICGANGGKPCAWGAAKAMKAMTAVPEHKRTPIMVEAINKGTAFFLGTDLTKCNFPYREGGKVSANWLKFGFPNFYISDMLEVLEILSRFGRGGDPRLENAWQLVMDKQDAAGRWPMEYSYNGKIWSNIEAKGKPSKWVTLRVLRTLKAAFPG from the coding sequence ATGACGGAGAAGAAGCGCCGAAACGTCGGGATTAAAGTATTGCCAACGGAGAAACAAGTGGCATTATGGCGCGTTAAAGTCAAAGCCGGGTCTCTTGCCTGGCTCCTCGAACCGGACGCCGAGAACCCCGCAGTCAGATACCTGGCACTTCGTGACCTGACGGGGTTGTCGTGTACCCATCCTGAACTGGTGAAAGCAAAGGAAAACGGATTTGCCACCGGACCCATTGCCAGGGTGCTTGAGGCTCAGCGGCCGGCTGGCTACTGGGTGAAACCAGGTGCAGGATACAGTCCAAAATACACCGGCACAGTCTGGTCGCTGGCTCTTTTAGCGCAATTGGGAGCCGATGTGTCCGAACCCCGGGTGTTGCGGGCGGCAGAATATGTTTTGGAAAAAACGGTGGCTCCGGTCGGCTGGTTCAGCTACAACGGGACCAATTCAGGAGTAATACACTGCCATGCCGGCTATCTTGGCGAATCTATGCACATGCTTGGGCTCGGGGATGATCCCAGGGTGAATAAAGCGATCGAACTTCAAGCCCGCTTGATTACGGGTGAAGGTATTGCCGAGGGCGGGAGTGATAACCCGCTCAGGTATTACCGCTATACATTCGGGTCAAATTTTATTTGCGGTGCCAACGGGGGCAAACCCTGCGCCTGGGGCGCAGCGAAAGCAATGAAAGCCATGACCGCGGTCCCGGAGCACAAACGAACCCCGATAATGGTTGAGGCTATAAACAAAGGAACCGCCTTCTTTTTGGGAACAGATCTGACAAAGTGCAATTTTCCGTACCGGGAAGGAGGAAAAGTCAGCGCAAACTGGTTGAAATTCGGCTTTCCGAACTTTTATATCTCCGATATGCTCGAGGTGCTTGAAATTTTATCCCGTTTTGGCCGGGGCGGTGATCCTCGGCTTGAGAACGCCTGGCAACTGGTAATGGATAAACAGGATGCCGCCGGACGCTGGCCTATGGAGTACTCTTACAACGGCAAGATATGGTCGAACATAGAGGCGAAGGGCAAACCCAGTAAATGGGTGACGCTGCGGGTGTTGAGGACTTTGAAGGCGGCTTTTCCCGGTTAG
- a CDS encoding NAD+ synthase has protein sequence MRQLRIALAQINSTVGDFKGNVRLIVDNIEKARAAGADLVAFPELAVPGYPPEDLLLKPSFIQANIKALDQVIAATRGITAVVGFVDRKSDLYNAAAIIHDGRLVAIYHKVHLPNYGVFDEQRYFNAGKACPVFGVAGVGVGFNVCEDIWFETGPATAQASAGAEVILNISASPYHHGKHHFRERMLSARAIDNAAIVAFCNMVGGQDELVFDGASVIFDVRGNTIARARQFEEELLVADLDVDGVLNKRRQDPVPPKKNRELSCDCIEKRIEIVGSKASAGRTALEKQVSVLLEPEAEVYKALVLGTRDYIHKNGFKGVIIGLSGGVDSSIVATIAVDALGHDAVHGLIMPSRFSSPLSAEYAEQLAANLGVETQTISIEQAYQAYLDSLSGVFSGVKPDVTEENIQARIRGNLLMALSNKFGWLVLNTGNKSEVATGYTTLYGDMAGGFAIIKDVPKTLVYRLCQYRNRSAGFDLVPQGVLKRVPSAELRPEQTDHDSLPPYDLLDPILLAYVEEDKSVEQIAAQGYDEKTVKKVARLVDGSEYKRRQAPPGIKITPKAFGRDRRLPITNKFREWGDLDENPEYWY, from the coding sequence ATGAGACAGCTACGAATCGCACTCGCCCAGATTAACTCCACCGTCGGTGATTTCAAGGGGAACGTCCGGCTGATAGTAGATAATATCGAAAAAGCTCGGGCTGCCGGCGCCGATCTTGTTGCCTTCCCGGAGCTGGCCGTACCCGGTTATCCGCCTGAGGACCTGCTGCTCAAACCCAGTTTCATTCAGGCTAATATCAAGGCGCTGGACCAAGTCATAGCCGCAACCCGCGGCATTACCGCCGTTGTCGGCTTCGTCGACCGCAAATCGGATTTGTATAACGCAGCTGCCATCATCCATGACGGGCGGCTTGTCGCTATCTATCATAAAGTTCACCTGCCCAACTACGGGGTCTTCGACGAACAGCGCTACTTCAACGCCGGGAAAGCCTGCCCGGTATTCGGGGTGGCTGGCGTAGGGGTAGGTTTTAACGTCTGTGAAGACATCTGGTTCGAAACCGGACCGGCTACCGCCCAGGCAAGCGCCGGCGCCGAGGTTATTTTAAATATCTCGGCCTCGCCTTACCACCACGGCAAGCATCATTTCCGGGAGCGCATGCTCAGCGCCCGCGCCATTGATAACGCGGCTATCGTGGCTTTTTGCAACATGGTCGGCGGCCAGGATGAACTGGTTTTCGATGGCGCAAGTGTCATTTTCGACGTGCGCGGCAACACCATCGCCCGGGCACGCCAGTTCGAAGAAGAGTTGCTGGTAGCTGACCTCGATGTTGACGGTGTGCTCAATAAACGGCGGCAAGATCCGGTGCCGCCTAAAAAGAATAGAGAATTAAGTTGCGACTGCATCGAGAAGCGTATCGAAATAGTTGGGTCAAAAGCGAGTGCCGGGCGCACGGCGCTGGAAAAACAGGTTTCGGTATTACTCGAACCCGAGGCTGAAGTGTACAAAGCCCTGGTGCTCGGCACCCGGGATTATATACATAAAAACGGGTTCAAAGGTGTCATCATCGGGCTATCCGGGGGCGTCGATTCATCGATCGTTGCTACCATCGCCGTCGATGCCCTCGGGCATGACGCCGTCCATGGGCTGATTATGCCCTCGCGTTTCTCGTCGCCCCTTTCCGCTGAGTACGCTGAACAACTGGCGGCAAATTTGGGTGTGGAAACCCAAACAATATCCATCGAACAGGCTTATCAGGCCTACCTCGACAGTCTTTCAGGGGTCTTTTCCGGCGTCAAGCCGGATGTCACTGAGGAGAACATACAGGCCCGTATCCGCGGCAACCTGCTGATGGCATTGTCCAACAAATTTGGATGGCTGGTACTTAACACCGGCAATAAGAGTGAAGTCGCCACGGGCTACACGACTCTTTACGGCGATATGGCTGGAGGCTTCGCTATTATCAAAGATGTACCCAAAACCCTGGTTTACCGGCTTTGCCAATATCGCAACCGTTCGGCCGGATTCGATCTGGTACCTCAAGGCGTGCTGAAACGCGTCCCGTCAGCCGAGCTGCGGCCGGAGCAAACCGACCATGACTCTTTGCCGCCCTATGACCTGCTGGACCCGATACTCCTGGCCTATGTCGAGGAGGACAAGAGCGTGGAGCAGATTGCCGCCCAGGGGTACGACGAGAAAACAGTCAAAAAGGTTGCCAGGCTTGTTGACGGCAGCGAGTATAAACGGCGGCAGGCGCCACCGGGAATAAAGATCACTCCCAAGGCATTCGGCCGCGACAGGCGGCTGCCCATCACCAACAAATTTAGGGAATGGGGAGACTTAGATGAGAATCCAGAGTATTGGTATTAA
- a CDS encoding bifunctional mannosyl-3-phosphoglycerate synthase/mannosyl-3 phosphoglycerate phosphatase, with product MRLERTRQTEHMGSISLYGVRRVLELDSGVKNPQINEAAEVQKIERESIDEIEKKLAIVLPIKNEDLKVFEGVLSAIPHDSFIIVLSNSQRGEIDTFRIEHEILNRFCQVTRRQAMIVHQKDPSVARALADAGYHHILGDDKLIRNGKSEGMILGILLAKLLGKEYIGFIDTDNYIPGSALEYVKHYAAAFSLAKSPYAMTRIQWRYKPKIMGELYFKKWGRVSEITNKHLNNLVSAMGRFETEVIKTGNAGEHAMSVALADRLTYGTGYAVETQELISIFELFSGLLPITDKEVSEKGVEVFQTETVNPHLHADKGDEHVVLEMMLPSLSVIYHSPLCQEKTKKAILTELVEAGIIKPDEEPTKVRLMPPPQKADLSKFSASLSQEYPRLFVPEGQPLPIIGGRGPNVAARLVVFSDLDGTLLHPTSYSYAPALTTLRRLQARDIPIVFCSSKTREEQVALRQELGITDPFIVENGSAVFIPKSYFRLPFSYDRVCDDYLVIEMGVPYQELKLKLNHVIENVKARLTKNAWMGTLDIACFGDLTVEDIARETGLGLKAAEAAKHREYTETMKLHGGRQAIEFLLAELKKAGLSHAFGGRFYTVSGGNEKGKAVKLLTELFKLNYGAVITTGVGDSDNDVSMLAAVDRPVLVQNQSLRWAKVKLANLVFAKGVGPEGWSRALADLAT from the coding sequence ATGCGTTTAGAACGCACCCGTCAGACTGAACACATGGGTTCGATTTCCTTGTACGGCGTCCGCCGAGTGCTCGAACTGGATTCAGGCGTTAAAAACCCTCAGATCAACGAAGCCGCCGAGGTCCAGAAGATCGAGCGAGAATCTATCGATGAAATCGAAAAGAAGCTGGCTATAGTTCTACCTATAAAAAACGAAGACCTGAAAGTCTTCGAAGGTGTGCTCTCGGCTATCCCTCATGACTCGTTTATCATCGTTCTATCCAACTCTCAGCGAGGCGAGATAGATACCTTCAGGATTGAGCACGAAATCCTGAACCGTTTTTGCCAGGTGACTCGCCGCCAGGCAATGATAGTGCACCAGAAAGATCCTTCTGTAGCCAGGGCATTAGCCGATGCTGGTTATCATCACATTCTGGGAGACGATAAGTTGATCCGGAATGGTAAGAGTGAGGGCATGATTCTTGGTATCCTGCTGGCTAAACTTCTGGGCAAGGAGTATATCGGATTCATTGACACCGACAATTACATACCCGGATCAGCCCTGGAATACGTCAAACACTATGCTGCGGCTTTCAGCCTGGCTAAATCACCCTACGCCATGACGCGGATTCAATGGCGTTACAAACCCAAGATAATGGGAGAGCTGTATTTTAAAAAATGGGGCCGGGTATCTGAGATCACCAACAAGCATTTGAACAATCTTGTCTCAGCGATGGGACGTTTTGAGACCGAAGTGATTAAAACCGGCAACGCCGGAGAGCACGCAATGAGCGTCGCGTTAGCTGATCGGCTTACCTACGGTACAGGTTATGCCGTAGAAACTCAGGAGCTGATCTCCATTTTCGAACTGTTCAGCGGGCTTTTGCCCATCACCGACAAAGAAGTGTCTGAGAAAGGTGTTGAAGTCTTTCAAACCGAGACAGTCAACCCGCACCTTCACGCTGACAAAGGGGATGAGCATGTGGTGCTGGAGATGATGTTGCCAAGTCTGTCGGTAATCTATCATAGTCCGCTGTGCCAGGAAAAAACTAAAAAGGCAATCCTTACTGAGCTTGTGGAAGCGGGAATCATTAAACCGGATGAAGAACCGACGAAGGTGCGCTTGATGCCGCCGCCCCAAAAAGCGGATCTGTCCAAATTTTCGGCATCTCTATCCCAGGAATATCCCCGGTTGTTCGTGCCCGAAGGTCAGCCGCTGCCGATAATCGGCGGGCGAGGGCCTAACGTAGCGGCGCGGCTGGTGGTCTTTTCAGACCTTGACGGAACTCTCCTGCATCCCACTTCTTACTCCTACGCTCCTGCTTTGACTACGCTTCGCCGGCTGCAAGCCAGAGATATCCCTATTGTTTTCTGCTCTTCCAAAACCCGTGAAGAGCAGGTCGCGTTGCGGCAGGAGCTTGGGATTACTGACCCATTTATCGTCGAAAACGGATCGGCGGTTTTTATCCCCAAGTCATATTTCCGCTTACCGTTTTCGTACGATCGGGTATGCGACGATTATCTGGTCATTGAAATGGGAGTGCCTTATCAGGAACTGAAATTAAAATTGAATCATGTGATCGAAAACGTCAAGGCCAGACTCACGAAAAACGCCTGGATGGGAACGCTTGACATCGCCTGCTTTGGCGATCTGACCGTTGAAGATATCGCCCGGGAAACCGGCCTCGGTTTGAAAGCAGCCGAGGCGGCGAAGCACCGCGAATACACAGAGACTATGAAGCTGCACGGGGGACGCCAGGCTATCGAATTCTTGCTCGCCGAACTTAAGAAAGCGGGCTTGTCGCATGCTTTCGGGGGCCGCTTTTACACCGTCTCCGGCGGCAACGAAAAAGGCAAGGCGGTGAAACTGTTGACTGAACTGTTTAAGCTGAATTACGGGGCGGTCATCACTACCGGCGTCGGTGACTCCGACAATGATGTGTCGATGCTGGCTGCTGTTGATCGCCCGGTTCTGGTTCAGAACCAATCTCTGCGCTGGGCAAAAGTAAAGCTGGCCAATCTGGTATTTGCCAAAGGGGTCGGCCCCGAGGGCTGGAGCCGAGCCCTGGCCGATCTGGCAACATAG